One Brassica napus cultivar Da-Ae chromosome C4, Da-Ae, whole genome shotgun sequence genomic region harbors:
- the LOC106434993 gene encoding probable galactinol--sucrose galactosyltransferase 5, with the protein MAPPSVIKSDAAVNGIDHSGKPLFRLEGSDLLANGHVVLTDVPVNVTVTSSPYLADKDGEPMDASAGSFIGFNLDGEPQSRHVASIGKLRDIRFMSIFRFKVWWTTHWVGSKGSDIENETQIIILENSGSGRPYVLLLPLLEGSFRSSFQPGEDDDVAVCVESGSTQVTGSEFRQVVYVHAGDDPFKLVKDAMKVVRVHLNTFKLLEEKTPPGIVDKFGWCTWDAFYLTVNPEGVHKGVKCLVDGGCPPGLVLIDDGWQSIAHDSDDIDVEGMSCTVAGEQMPCRLLKFQENFKFRDYVSPKDPNEVGMKAFVRDLKDEFSTVDYIYVWHALCGYWGGLRPGAPTLPPSTIVRPELSPGLKLTMQDLAVDKIVDTGIGFVSPDMANEFYEGLHSRLQNVGIDGVKVDVIHILEMLCEKYGGRVDLAKAYFKALTSSVNKHFDGNGVIASMEHCNDFMFLGTEAISLGRVGDDFWCTDPSGDINGTYWLQGCHMVHCAYNSLWMGNFIQPDWDMFQSTHPCAEFHAASRAISGGPIYISDCVGQHDFDLLRRLVLPDGSILRCEYYALPTRDRLFEDPLHDGKTMLKIWNLNKYTGIIGAFNCQGGGWCRETRRNQCFSQCVNTLTATTNPNDVEWNSGSNPISIENVEEFALFLSQSKKLVLSGPNDDLEITLEPFKFELITVSPVVTIEGNSVQFAPIGLVNMLNTSGAVRSLVYHEESVEIGVRGAGEFRVYASKKPVACKIDGEAVEFGYEESMVMVQVPWSAPEGLSSIKYLF; encoded by the exons ATGGCTCCACCGAGCGTAATTAAATCCGATGCTGCAGTCAACGGCATTGACCACTCAGGAAAGCCTCTTTTCCGGCTAGAGGGTTCCGATCTCCTAGCCAATGGTCACGTTGTCTTAACCGATGTACCGGTTAACGTGACTGTCACTTCTTCACCTTACCTAGCCGACAAAGACGGAGAACCAATGGACGCCTCTGCCGGTTCGTTCATCGGGTTTAACCTCGACGGTGAGCCACAAAGCCGCCACGTGGCATCCATCGGCAAACTCAGGGATATTCGGTTCATGAGCATATTCCGTTTCAAGGTCTGGTGGACTACTCACTGGGTCGGTTCCAAAGGATCCGACATCGAGAACGAGACCCAGATCATCATCCTCGAGAACTCCGGATCCGGACGTCCTTATGTTCTCCTTCTGCCGCTTCTCGAAGGCTCTTTCCGTTCGTCCTTTCAACCTGGAGAAGACGATGACGTGGCGGTCTGTGTCGAATCCGGGTCGACCCAAGTGACCGGGTCGGAGTTTCGTCAGGTTGTGTATGTTCACGCCGGAGATGATCCGTTCAAGCTCGTGAAAGACGCGATGAAAGTGGTCAGGGTTCATCTGAACACCTTCAAGCTTTTGGAAGAGAAAACGCCGCCGGGGATCGTCGATAAGTTCGGGTGGTGCACGTGGGATGCGTTTTACTTGACGGTGAACCCTGAAGGTGTTCATAAGGGTGTTAAGTGTCTCGTCGACGGTGGTTGTCCGCcgggtttggttctgatcgaCGACGGTTGGCAATCAATTGCACATGATTCCGATGATATCGATGTTGAAGGGATGAGCTGTACCGTCGCCGGGGAGCAAATGCCTTGCAG GCTTCTGAAATTTCAAGAGAATTTCAAGTTCAGAGACTACGTCTCTCCCAAAGATCCCAACGAAGTCGGAATGAAAGCTTTCGTCAGAGATCTGAAAGATGAATTCTCCACCGTTGATTACATCTACGTCTGGCACGCGCTTTGCGGTTACTGGGGAGGTCTCCGTCCCGGAGCTCCTACTCTTCCGCCGTCAACTATTGTCCGACCGGAGCTCTCGCCGGGGCTTAAGTTGACGATGCAAGATCTTGCCGTTGATAAGATCGTCGATACCGGAATCGGATTCGTCTCGCCGGACATGGCGAACGAGTTTTACGAAGGTCTGCACTCTCGTCTTCAAAACGTCGGCATTGACGGCGTTAAAGTTGACGTTATCCAC ATACTGGAGATGTTGTGCGAGAAATATGGCGGGAGAGTTGACTTGGCTAAAGCTTACTTCAAGGCGTTGACGTCGTCAGTGAATAAGCATTTTGACGGTAACGGCGTTATCGCCAGCATGGAGCACTGTAATGACTTCATGTTCCTTGGAACCGAAGCCATCTCTCTAGGTCGTGTCG GTGATGACTTTTGGTGCACGGATCCATCGGGCGACATTAACGGCACATATTGGCTGCAAGGATGTCACATGGTCCACTGTGCATACAACAGTCTTTGGATGGGAAATTTCATCCAGCCTGATTGGGACATGTTTCAGTCCACACATCCTTGTGCTGAGTTCCATGCTGCTTCTCGGGCCATCTCCGGTGGGCCCATTTACATCAGCGATTGTGTGGGCCAGCACGATTTCGATCTCTTGAGGAGACTCGTTTTGCCTGACGGTTCGATTTTGAGGTGTGAGTACTATGCTCTCCCAACTCGTGACCGTCTCTTTGAAGACCCTCTTCATGATGGAAAAACCATGCTCAAGATTTGGAACTTGAACAAG TACACTGGAATCATCGGAGCATTCAACTGTCAAGGAGGAGGATGGTGCAGAGAAACTCGACGCAACCAATGCTTCTCCCAATGCGTTAACACGTTAACCGCCACAACAAATCCTAATGACGTTGAGTGGAACAGTGGGAGCAACCCGATCTCCATTGAAAACGTTGAAGAGTTTGCTTTGTTCTTGTCTCAATCCAAGAAGCTTGTGCTGTCCGGGCCAAACGATGATCTCGAGATCACTTTGGAGCCTTTCAAGTTCGAGCTCATCACTGTCTCACCAGTTGTCACCATTGAGGGCAATTCGGTTCAGTTTGCTCCAATCGGATTGGTTAACATGCTTAACACTAGCGGTGCAGTTCGATCCTTGGTTTATCATGAGGAATCCGTTGAGATCGGTGTTCGTGGTGCTGGAGAATTCAGGGTTTATGCATCGAAGAAACCTGTGGCCTGCAAGATTGATGGTGAAGCTGTTGAGTTTGGGTACGAAGAGTCAATGGTGATGGTTCAAGTGCCTTGGTCTGCACCAGAGGGTTTGTCTTCTATTAAGTATTTGTTTTAG
- the LOC106354954 gene encoding glutathione S-transferase T3-like, producing the protein MEPFPSHSPGFVNLLASQSSLSIDVDSAEALGNSPGLVKPLERRKWGVKEDLVLISAWLNKSKDPIVANEQKVVAFWKRIKLYFNASPQMIGSVPREWSQCKQRWGRVNAEVSRFVGCHEAALKEQSSGQNENDVMKAAHDIFVNDYNVKFTLEHCWRELRFDQKWRSHVKGGAKEKRKEPAPEVVPDDGDVRPPGVKASKAGKRGKHGNEAAFDRVESLLAMKNMYSKQKIIDRLLAKNEETLSSQEKELKTKLIGEML; encoded by the coding sequence atggaacctttcccctcacACTCTCCCGGATTTGTGAACCTTTTAGCTTCGCAGAGCAGTCTATCTATAGACGTTGACTCTGCTGAGGCATTAGGTAACTCGCCCGGGTTAGTTAAACCTTTGGAAAGGAGAAAGTGGGGTGTGAAAGAAGACCTTGTGCTCATTAGCGCTtggttgaacaagagcaaggaTCCCATAGTCGCTAATGAGCAGAAGGTAGTGGCCTTTTGGAAGAGAATAAAGCTGTATTTCAACGCAAGCCCTCAGATGATTGGCTCCGTTCCTAGAGAATGGAGCcaatgtaagcagaggtggggaaggGTGAATGCGGAGGTGAGCAGGTTCGTTGGTTGCCATGAAGCAGCTTTGAAGGAGCAGTCGAGCGggcaaaatgagaatgatgtcaTGAAAGCAGCACATGACATCTTCGTCAATGACTACAACGTCAAATTCACACTTGAACATTGCTGGAGGGAGCTGAGGTTTGATCAGAAATGGAGGTCACACGTCAAAGGTGGTGCAAAGGAGAAGAGGAAGGAACCAGCTCCGGAGGTCGTACCTGACGATGGAGATGTTAGGCCTCCGGGTGTGAAGGCCAGCAAAGCAGGGAAGCGCGGGAAGCACGGGAATGAAGCTGCTTTTGATCGAGTTGAGAGCTTGCTAGCTATGAAAAATATGTATTCTAAACAAAAGATTATTGATCGTCTCCTTGCCAAAAATGAGGAGACACTTTCTTCTCAAGAGAAGGAACTTAAGACTAAACTAATTGGTGAAATGCTTTGA